From the Ferrimicrobium sp. genome, the window GATCGTCGTGGCTCTCGAAGTAATTGGCGCCTGATTCTCCAGACGCACAAAGGATAGCACAAGCATGACCTGCATCTGCGGTGTACGCTCGTTCATCGCGACTAAGACCCAAGAACAGCGTCGATCTCAGCGGCTACCTGCAGGAGCTGGGCCTCGCGTCGATCCACAGCCACGAGCTGTAGCGCAAAAGGAACCTGGCCACCAGAACCTTGGCCCTGAAGGCCAGGTGGTCCAGCGTTAACTGGGATCGTCAAGGCAGGAAAGCCGAGGTAGTTAAACGGCAACGTCAGTCGATTCAAGGAACCGACATCGAAGGCACCTCGGCGTGGAACGCCACCGGCAATCGTCGGCAACGCAAGTATCCCCTCCCCCATATCCAAAAGCGCAAGCCATTCTTCGCGGGCCACCGCCCTGCGTTCACAGGAACCGCGATAGGAATCACCACTAATCTCACTGGCTGAGCGTAAACGAGTAACTCCGCGAGGATCGAGACGATGTGCCTCATCGAGGTAACCGCCCAGCTGCATCAAGGCCTCAAACAATAACACCGTTGTCCCGTCATGGAATAAACGGTCGATATCTGAGCAGGGCAGCGTCTCGACAGACAGCTCGATACGAGCCAAAATCTCGCCGACCACCGCATCAAAACGGGAATCTCCCGATGGCACCTGCGCGATCCAGGTTGCTTGCTGACCCTCGAGTACACCACCAATGCCTCGAAATCCAGCCTCGAGATCACCTAAATTGTTCGCGAGCACGCCGATCGTGTCGAGGCTCGGAGCAAGGGGGGCGCACCCTTGGTCGTCGATGACGCCATGCGTGGGCTTCAATCCAAAGACCCCACAACAGGCGGCAGGGATGCGTATCGAGCCTCCAGTATCGGTCCCGATACCGACCTCCGCCTCCCCCAACGCGACAGCGACCGCTGACCCTGAGGAGGAACCACCCGGGATTAAGTCGATCGAGCAGGGGTTCGTCGGCGTGCCAAACCAAGGATTGACGCCATGAGTTCCAAAGGCGAACTCGACCAGATTGGCCTTCCCGCGTACGTGTGCTCCACTGGCTCTAAGACGAGCGACAGCCGAGCTGTCGCGAAGCGCAGGCTGAGCTCGGTGTGCGACGAGGCGAGAACCACATGACGTCACCGAACCCTCGATATCGAGCAGATCCTTGATTACCACGTTGAGGGACCCAGGCTCATAGGTCGCCACCTCCCCTATCATCCACGGGTTGTTCACGATAGATCAGCCTGTTCAGTAGAGACCCCAGAAACGTTGCCCACCGATGCTACATGCGTCGCCGAGGCCGGCGATCCCTGCAAATAAGTGGCGAGGAAGGCCAGCGATGTTCGCAACACCGAGGTCTCGTAGGCGTTCGTCTGCGTGTACGCCTCAAGATGATCCGCCCCGAGCAGCTGGAGATAGATCTTTGGGCTAGGTGCCTGGTCGTAGATCGTGGTTGAGAGCTGGGGTGGGTTCACGGTGTCAGCGGTGCCCTGGACCACCATCAACGGCATCGGAGGCGAGGGGAAGTACTGGCCACCATAGGGGGAGAACTCGGCACCCGAGAGGACGATGGCTGCCTTCACGGCACTATCTCGACAACAGGTGTTGTCGGTGAAGGCGAGTGTGGTATCCCCTCCATCGCTTTGTCCTGCTGCCGCGATCTCATTCATATTGACCAGCGTTGAGATCGGAGTCGAGGGGTTACTATTGAGCAAACCCACATCAGCGATCGCAGCACGCATGTCACCAGGCTGATTCAACATGTCGGACTCAAACTCGTCGGAGAGCTCGGTATTGGCCAAGTTGACGCCGTAGTGGCTGATCGCCCAGGCTGACGAGAGTGGGAATCGAGGAGCGGCAACCACGTAGCCTTTGCGCACCCAACCGCTGATCAGCGGAAGATAGTTCGACGGATCCACGTCAAAACCAGCCGCAAACACGATCAGGGGATACGGAGCATCGGTGGTTGCTGGCGCACCGTTGAGCGCGGGTGTCCCCGAAGTGACGGCCGTTGACGGGTAGTAGACATGCAAGAGATAGCTACGGGTACTGCAGGCGCCAGTGGACGGTATGCAAAGGACTCGACCCTCCTCCGTCACGGTCGTGGAGTACTCGCCAACACCACGGATGGTGGAACCACGGGTTTGGGTCTCACTCGGAAACGGTGGCACAGTCTCGGAGGGTGATCCAGGCACTGTGGTCGCAGTTGGCACCGTCGATCGCGACGCTACCACGCTGTTGCCGTTCGCGATCA encodes:
- a CDS encoding amidase, whose product is MATYEPGSLNVVIKDLLDIEGSVTSCGSRLVAHRAQPALRDSSAVARLRASGAHVRGKANLVEFAFGTHGVNPWFGTPTNPCSIDLIPGGSSSGSAVAVALGEAEVGIGTDTGGSIRIPAACCGVFGLKPTHGVIDDQGCAPLAPSLDTIGVLANNLGDLEAGFRGIGGVLEGQQATWIAQVPSGDSRFDAVVGEILARIELSVETLPCSDIDRLFHDGTTVLLFEALMQLGGYLDEAHRLDPRGVTRLRSASEISGDSYRGSCERRAVAREEWLALLDMGEGILALPTIAGGVPRRGAFDVGSLNRLTLPFNYLGFPALTIPVNAGPPGLQGQGSGGQVPFALQLVAVDRREAQLLQVAAEIDAVLGS
- a CDS encoding alpha/beta hydrolase, which codes for MSLPRPSRPTVVVASIGAAVVLVAALLIANGNSVVASRSTVPTATTVPGSPSETVPPFPSETQTRGSTIRGVGEYSTTVTEEGRVLCIPSTGACSTRSYLLHVYYPSTAVTSGTPALNGAPATTDAPYPLIVFAAGFDVDPSNYLPLISGWVRKGYVVAAPRFPLSSAWAISHYGVNLANTELSDEFESDMLNQPGDMRAAIADVGLLNSNPSTPISTLVNMNEIAAAGQSDGGDTTLAFTDNTCCRDSAVKAAIVLSGAEFSPYGGQYFPSPPMPLMVVQGTADTVNPPQLSTTIYDQAPSPKIYLQLLGADHLEAYTQTNAYETSVLRTSLAFLATYLQGSPASATHVASVGNVSGVSTEQADLS